The genomic DNA CCGGTCACGGCGGCCGCTATTGCAGAACTGGCGGGTGCTGACGGAATCACCCTCCATCTGCGAGAGGACCGGCGTCATATTCAGGAGCGGGACCTGAAGCTTCTGCGCAGGACTGTCCAGTCACGTCTCAACCTGGAGATGGCTACTGCCCCCGAGATCGTGCAGATCGCACTTGCGGTCAAGCCTGAAATGTGCACCCTGGTACCGGAGAAACGTCAGGAACTTACGACCGAGGGGGGCCTCGATGTGCGGCTCAATATGGAGCAGGTGGTCGAGGCTGTGGACCGGCTTCAGGACGGGGGCATCGCAGTCAGTCTTTTCGTAGACCCAGATCCTGCCCAGGTGAAAGCAGCCCACAAGACCGGGGCTGATTACATCGAGATCCACACCGGTGCCTATGCGGAAGCCGAGACGGCGGAGGAGGAGAACCGGGAGCTGGCGAAGATCGAGGCAGCCATCAAGCTCGCGACGAAGCTCGGCCTCGGGGTCAATGCAGGGCACGGTCTCAACTACCGGAACATCAAGAAGGTAGCCGCACTGGGCGGGATCGAAGAGTTCAATGTAGGTCATTCAATCATTTCACGCGCTGTACTCGTCGGGCTCGACCGGGCCG from Geobacter sp. DSM 9736 includes the following:
- a CDS encoding pyridoxine 5'-phosphate synthase; protein product: MARLGVNIDHVATIRQARGGREPDPVTAAAIAELAGADGITLHLREDRRHIQERDLKLLRRTVQSRLNLEMATAPEIVQIALAVKPEMCTLVPEKRQELTTEGGLDVRLNMEQVVEAVDRLQDGGIAVSLFVDPDPAQVKAAHKTGADYIEIHTGAYAEAETAEEENRELAKIEAAIKLATKLGLGVNAGHGLNYRNIKKVAALGGIEEFNVGHSIISRAVLVGLDRAVRDMVELIKYA